The segment GGCGCGCCGGGGGGAGCCGCTCACCCTCGTGGTGCTGGACCTGGACGACTTCAAGGCCGTCAACGACACGCACGGCCACCTGGCGGGCGACCGGATCCTGCGCACGGTGGCGGACGCCATGCGCCAGGAGGTCCGCGGCTCGGACCTGGTGGTGCGCTATGGCGGCGACGAGTTCGTGGTCATCCTTCCCCGCGGGACGGAGGACGGCGCCCGGGCGCTGGTGGAGCGCATCCGCAATCGGCTGGCGGGGACCATCGGGATCAGCGTGGGCGTCGCGGGCTACGAGCCCTCGTACGCCTCGCCGGAGGAGATGATCGCGGCCGCGGACGCGCGCCTCTACGCGGCCAAGCGGAGGCTTGCCCGCGGGGGGCCCCCCCGGGCGCGCGGCGAACCGGAGGCGCTGCGCACGCAGTCGCCCTGACGGCGGGCCCGCGGAGCCGGACCCGGCCGAAGCCTCACCCTCCCCCGCCGCGGGGGAGGGCTTTTTCGCGCCCGGCACGAGGCCGCTCGGGCGGCGCGCCCACCACGGCGTCCTGCACCGGGGCGGCCGGGAGACGCAGCAGGAACGAGGTGCCTCCGGGGCCCCGCCGCTCCATCTCCAGGCTTCCGCCCGCGTGCGCGGCGAGCGCGCGGCAGAGCTCCAGCCCGAGCCCGGCACCCTCCGCACCCCCGGCGCCCGCGGGG is part of the Longimicrobiaceae bacterium genome and harbors:
- a CDS encoding ATP-binding protein, with the protein product PAGAGGAEGAGLGLELCRALAAHAGGSLEMERRGPGGTSFLLRLPAAPVQDAVVGAPPERPRAGREKALPRGGGG